A stretch of Candidatus Sphingomonas phytovorans DNA encodes these proteins:
- a CDS encoding acyl-CoA thioesterase: MAFKLARTATDADIDELGHVNNAVWVRWIQDIAVSHWEAIASAEQRQAYIWVVTRHEIDYRGNVGLGETVTGETWVPEPPRGARFDRHVRFTGADGKVKVEAVSTWALLDRATGRLLRVRPELAAPFLT; this comes from the coding sequence ATGGCCTTCAAGCTCGCCAGGACCGCGACTGACGCTGACATCGACGAGCTCGGTCACGTCAACAATGCGGTCTGGGTGAGGTGGATTCAGGATATCGCGGTTTCGCATTGGGAAGCGATCGCGTCGGCCGAGCAGCGGCAGGCCTATATCTGGGTCGTGACCCGGCATGAGATCGACTATCGCGGCAATGTCGGCCTTGGCGAGACGGTGACGGGCGAGACCTGGGTTCCCGAACCGCCCAGGGGCGCCCGGTTCGACCGGCATGTGCGATTCACCGGCGCCGACGGCAAGGTGAAGGTTGAAGCGGTATCGACCTGGGCACTGCTCGACCGCGCGACGGGCCGGTTGCTGCGGGTGCGGCCTGAACTGGCCGCGCCTTTCCTCACTTGA
- a CDS encoding S9 family peptidase, producing the protein MTAPKPPVADRRPHSFTAHGITIEDPYAWIKDPGYPEVTDKQVLAYLEAENAYFEAVMEPRKPLTDRLYEEMKGRIKEDDSSVPQKDGDWLYWTAFETGGQYRKWWRKPVDGGPDELILDEPALAEGKEYFRLGAFSVSNNAKLLAYAIDDNGSERFEVRVKDLETGEHLPDMIPGMLSEIVWTADDSGFLYGLANEQWRTDNARLHRLGTPIDQDIELFKEADEGFRVGVSETSSRKWIVIASGDHVTSEVYLLPADNVLAAPVCVSPRKVGREYDVDEHDDTLFIHTNDTDPNFRLCTASIEAPGEWTELIGPSKHFYMTGVDCFRDFFIVDGREDGLDQIEIHRYDSSIAPQRIVFPEASYDAGLGNNPEYAMDVLRVGYESMVTPGTEYDYDVATGTLTTLKVQEIPSGYDAGKYRTERLKIVARDGTEVPVSIVYPSDFPKDGSAPLFLYAYGAYGYAIPPGFSTGRLSLLDRGFAYAIAHIRGGDDLGQQWYLDGKLEKRENTFNDFVDVAKGLIAGGWTSPGKIAIAGRSAGGELMGAVVNSDPGLWGAVIADVPFVDVLNTMLDADLPLTPGEWPEWGNPIEDKAAFELIRSYSPYDQVKAQAYPPMFISGGLNDPRVTYWEPTKWAAKLRATKTDDNMLLLKTNMGAGHGGKSGRFESLREAAEEHAFVLWQMGVEG; encoded by the coding sequence ATGACCGCACCCAAGCCTCCCGTCGCCGACCGGCGCCCCCACAGTTTCACCGCGCACGGCATCACCATCGAGGACCCCTATGCCTGGATCAAGGACCCGGGCTATCCCGAGGTCACCGACAAGCAGGTGCTCGCTTATCTCGAGGCGGAGAACGCGTATTTCGAGGCGGTGATGGAACCGCGCAAGCCGCTCACCGACCGGCTCTATGAAGAGATGAAGGGCCGCATCAAGGAAGACGATTCATCCGTTCCCCAGAAGGATGGCGACTGGCTCTACTGGACCGCGTTCGAGACCGGCGGCCAGTACCGCAAATGGTGGCGCAAGCCCGTCGACGGAGGCCCGGACGAACTGATCCTCGACGAACCCGCGCTCGCCGAGGGCAAGGAATATTTCCGCCTCGGCGCCTTTTCGGTCAGCAATAACGCGAAGCTTCTGGCCTATGCGATCGACGACAATGGTTCGGAACGGTTCGAGGTTCGCGTCAAGGACCTGGAGACTGGCGAGCATCTGCCCGACATGATCCCCGGCATGCTTTCCGAGATCGTGTGGACCGCCGACGACAGCGGCTTCCTCTATGGCCTCGCCAATGAGCAATGGCGCACCGACAATGCCCGGCTCCATCGGCTCGGCACGCCGATCGACCAGGATATCGAGCTGTTCAAGGAGGCTGACGAGGGTTTCCGCGTCGGCGTCAGCGAGACAAGCTCGCGCAAATGGATCGTGATCGCGAGTGGCGACCATGTGACCAGCGAGGTATATCTCCTCCCCGCCGACAACGTCCTCGCCGCGCCGGTCTGCGTCTCGCCCCGTAAGGTCGGCCGCGAATATGACGTGGACGAGCACGACGACACCCTGTTCATCCACACGAACGATACCGACCCGAACTTCCGCCTTTGCACGGCATCTATCGAAGCGCCGGGAGAATGGACCGAGCTGATCGGCCCGTCGAAGCATTTCTACATGACCGGCGTGGACTGTTTCCGCGATTTCTTCATCGTCGACGGGCGCGAGGACGGGCTCGATCAGATCGAGATCCACCGCTATGATTCGTCCATCGCGCCACAACGCATCGTCTTCCCCGAGGCAAGCTATGACGCCGGCCTCGGCAACAATCCCGAATATGCGATGGACGTGCTGCGCGTCGGCTATGAATCGATGGTCACGCCCGGCACCGAATATGATTACGACGTCGCGACCGGCACGCTGACCACGCTCAAGGTGCAGGAAATCCCCTCGGGATATGACGCCGGCAAATACCGTACCGAGCGGCTGAAGATCGTCGCCCGCGACGGGACCGAGGTGCCGGTCTCGATCGTCTATCCCAGTGATTTCCCGAAGGACGGCTCGGCACCGCTCTTCCTCTACGCATACGGTGCTTATGGCTATGCCATTCCACCGGGCTTCTCGACCGGGCGACTGTCGCTGCTCGACCGCGGCTTCGCCTATGCCATCGCGCATATCCGCGGCGGCGACGATCTCGGCCAGCAATGGTATCTCGACGGCAAGCTGGAGAAGCGCGAAAATACGTTCAACGACTTCGTCGACGTGGCGAAGGGACTGATCGCGGGCGGCTGGACCAGCCCGGGCAAGATCGCGATCGCGGGCCGCTCGGCCGGCGGCGAGCTGATGGGCGCGGTGGTCAATTCCGATCCCGGCCTGTGGGGCGCGGTGATCGCCGATGTGCCGTTCGTCGACGTGCTCAACACCATGCTCGATGCCGATCTCCCGCTCACCCCCGGCGAATGGCCAGAATGGGGCAACCCGATCGAGGACAAGGCGGCGTTCGAGCTGATCAGATCCTATTCGCCCTATGACCAGGTGAAGGCGCAGGCCTATCCGCCGATGTTCATCTCCGGCGGCCTCAACGATCCGCGCGTGACCTATTGGGAGCCCACCAAATGGGCAGCGAAGCTGCGCGCGACCAAGACCGACGACAATATGCTGCTGCTCAAGACCAATATGGGCGCAGGGCATGGCGGCAAGTCGGGCCGGTTCGAGAGCCTGCGTGAGGCAGCCGAGGAGCATGCCTTCGTCCTGTGGCAAATGGGCGTCGAGGGCTGA
- the ppc gene encoding phosphoenolpyruvate carboxylase: MADLPSIANNPDIRFLGKLLGDVIRSYGGDTLFRRTEYIRAASVDRYRGVAGKDSVDLGLDRLSLDETLDFVRGFMLFSMLANLAEDRQGVAAEKGADVESALKRLADEGIDHAAVMALLDHALIAPVLTAHPTEVRRKSMIDHRNRISELMGLKDAGLAETPEGDAVDEAILRQIALLWQTRVLRKERLFVADEVETALSYLRDVFLPALPALYQRWDRALGERSPSFLRPGSWIGGDRDGNPFVTADSLRIALAKACEAVLGHYLDAVNALGAELSISTGITAADAGVQALADASGDNAASREDEPYRRALSGIYARLAATHLALTGKAAPRPGPLHGEPYPDPQSFRADLVTIARALRDGGGGALASGGALGRLIRAVETFGFHLATLDLRQNSAVLERVVAELLKVAGVEGDYLALDESQRVSLLRHELSNARPLSSQFATYSDETASELAIVRAAADAHAKYGPGCITQHIVSMAQSVSDLLEVNVMLKEVGLYRPGETPGAAIMAVPLFETIGDLEAAPGIMTEWFALPEAGTITRARGFQEVMIGYSDSNKDGGYITSTWSLSKASTALKPVFDKAGVGMQLFHGRGGAVGRGGGSAFAAIRAQPTGTVQGRIRITEQGEVIAGKYGTRESAMTNLEAMASATLLASLEPDVLSPAEQARFGAAMDALSGSAFKAYRDLVYGTDGFRTFFRQMTPIAEISGLKIGSRPASRTKSDRIEDLRAIPWVFSWAQARVMLPGWYGVGQAIAGFEDKGLLAEMAQGWPFFAATLDNMEQVIAKSDMDIAGRYAALVEDRALADNVFGAIRGGWQQTHDGLLDITGQSRLLEKHPALDASIRLRLPYIEPLNLLQIELMKRHRAGETDERIGEGILLSINAIATALRNSG, encoded by the coding sequence ATGGCCGATCTTCCTTCCATCGCGAACAATCCCGACATCCGCTTCCTGGGCAAGCTGCTCGGCGACGTCATCCGCTCCTATGGCGGGGACACGTTGTTCAGGCGCACCGAATATATCCGTGCCGCCTCGGTCGACCGGTATCGCGGCGTCGCGGGCAAGGATTCAGTCGATCTCGGGCTCGACCGGCTGAGCCTTGACGAGACGCTGGATTTCGTGCGCGGCTTCATGCTGTTCTCGATGCTCGCCAACCTCGCCGAGGACCGGCAGGGTGTTGCCGCCGAAAAGGGCGCCGATGTCGAATCCGCACTGAAGCGGCTGGCGGACGAGGGGATCGATCATGCAGCGGTGATGGCGCTGCTCGATCATGCACTGATCGCCCCGGTGCTCACTGCCCACCCGACCGAGGTGCGGCGCAAGAGCATGATCGACCATCGCAACCGCATCTCCGAGCTGATGGGCCTGAAGGATGCGGGGCTGGCGGAGACGCCTGAAGGCGACGCGGTGGACGAGGCGATCCTTCGCCAGATCGCGCTCCTCTGGCAGACGCGCGTGCTCCGCAAGGAACGGCTGTTCGTCGCCGATGAGGTGGAGACCGCGCTCAGCTATCTTCGCGACGTGTTCCTGCCGGCGTTGCCCGCGCTCTACCAGCGCTGGGACCGTGCCCTTGGCGAGCGCAGCCCCAGCTTCCTGCGGCCTGGGAGTTGGATCGGCGGCGACCGCGACGGCAATCCCTTCGTCACGGCGGATTCGCTGCGGATCGCACTGGCCAAGGCGTGCGAGGCGGTGCTCGGCCATTATCTCGACGCGGTGAACGCGCTGGGTGCGGAACTGTCGATCTCGACAGGCATCACCGCGGCCGATGCGGGGGTGCAGGCACTGGCCGATGCCAGCGGCGACAATGCGGCGAGCCGGGAGGACGAGCCCTATCGTCGCGCGCTGTCGGGCATCTACGCACGGCTCGCGGCGACTCATCTGGCGCTGACCGGGAAAGCGGCGCCCCGGCCAGGCCCGCTCCACGGTGAGCCCTATCCCGATCCGCAGAGTTTCCGTGCCGATCTCGTCACCATCGCCCGGGCCTTGCGCGATGGCGGCGGCGGGGCGCTCGCCTCGGGCGGGGCGCTGGGGCGGCTGATCCGCGCGGTCGAGACCTTCGGCTTCCATCTCGCCACGCTCGACCTGCGTCAGAACAGTGCGGTGCTGGAGCGCGTGGTCGCTGAGCTGCTCAAGGTGGCGGGGGTGGAAGGCGATTATCTCGCGCTCGATGAATCGCAGCGCGTGTCGCTGCTGCGCCACGAACTGTCCAATGCGCGGCCGTTGTCGAGCCAGTTCGCGACCTATTCGGACGAGACGGCATCCGAACTCGCCATCGTCCGCGCCGCCGCGGATGCGCATGCCAAATACGGCCCGGGCTGCATCACCCAGCATATCGTCTCGATGGCGCAATCGGTGTCCGACCTGCTCGAAGTGAACGTGATGCTCAAGGAGGTCGGGCTCTACCGGCCCGGCGAGACGCCGGGCGCGGCGATCATGGCGGTCCCACTGTTCGAGACGATCGGCGATCTGGAGGCGGCGCCGGGTATCATGACCGAATGGTTCGCCCTGCCCGAGGCCGGCACGATCACCCGCGCGCGCGGATTCCAGGAAGTGATGATCGGCTATTCGGATTCGAACAAGGACGGGGGCTACATCACCTCGACCTGGTCGTTGTCGAAGGCCTCGACCGCGCTGAAGCCGGTGTTCGACAAGGCTGGCGTCGGCATGCAGCTTTTCCACGGGCGCGGGGGCGCGGTCGGGCGCGGCGGCGGATCTGCCTTCGCCGCGATCCGTGCCCAGCCGACCGGTACGGTGCAGGGGCGTATCCGCATCACCGAACAGGGCGAAGTGATCGCCGGCAAATACGGCACGCGCGAAAGCGCGATGACCAATCTTGAGGCGATGGCCTCGGCCACCTTGCTCGCCAGCCTTGAGCCGGACGTGCTGTCGCCAGCCGAACAGGCGCGCTTCGGCGCGGCGATGGACGCGCTGTCGGGCAGCGCGTTCAAGGCGTATCGCGATCTGGTCTATGGCACCGACGGCTTCCGCACCTTTTTCCGCCAGATGACGCCGATCGCGGAGATTTCGGGGCTCAAGATCGGCTCGCGCCCGGCGAGCAGGACCAAGTCCGACCGGATCGAGGATCTGCGCGCCATTCCCTGGGTGTTCAGCTGGGCGCAGGCGCGGGTGATGCTGCCGGGCTGGTACGGCGTTGGTCAGGCGATCGCCGGGTTCGAGGACAAGGGGCTTCTGGCGGAAATGGCGCAGGGCTGGCCGTTTTTCGCGGCGACGCTCGACAATATGGAGCAGGTGATCGCGAAGTCCGACATGGACATCGCCGGGCGTTACGCGGCCCTGGTCGAGGATAGGGCGCTGGCGGACAATGTGTTCGGGGCGATCAGGGGCGGCTGGCAGCAGACTCATGATGGGCTGCTCGACATCACCGGCCAGTCGCGCCTGCTGGAAAAGCATCCCGCGCTCGACGCATCGATCAGGCTGCGGCTGCCCTATATCGAGCCGCTCAACCTGCTGCAGATCGAACTGATGAAGCGTCATCGCGCGGGCGAGACGGATGAGCGGATCGGCGAAGGGATATTGCTGTCGATCAACGCGATCGCGACGGCGCTCAGGAATTCGGGCTGA